A single window of Streptomyces sp. NBC_00464 DNA harbors:
- the greA gene encoding transcription elongation factor GreA translates to MTQTSENVTWLTPEAYSQLKAELEHLSGPARTEIAVKIAAAREEGDLRENGGYHAAKEEQGKMELRVRQLTQLLEHAKVGEAPADDGVVEPGMVVTIAFDGDDDDTTTFLLASREYASSDIETYSPQSPLGVGVNGKRMGESAEYELPNGKTATVKILSAKPYSG, encoded by the coding sequence GTGACCCAGACCAGCGAAAACGTCACCTGGCTCACGCCGGAGGCGTACAGCCAGCTCAAGGCCGAGCTGGAGCACCTGTCTGGTCCCGCGCGCACGGAGATCGCCGTCAAGATCGCGGCGGCCCGTGAGGAGGGCGACCTGCGCGAGAACGGCGGGTACCACGCGGCCAAGGAGGAGCAGGGCAAGATGGAGCTCCGGGTGCGCCAGCTGACCCAGCTCCTGGAGCACGCGAAGGTCGGCGAGGCACCGGCCGACGACGGCGTGGTCGAGCCCGGCATGGTCGTGACGATCGCCTTCGACGGCGATGACGACGACACGACGACCTTCCTTCTCGCCTCCCGCGAGTACGCGAGCTCGGACATCGAGACGTACTCCCCGCAGTCCCCGCTCGGCGTGGGCGTGAACGGCAAGCGGATGGGCGAGAGCGCCGAGTACGAGCTGCCGAACGGCAAGACCGCCACGGTGAAGATCCTGTCGGCGAAGCCGTACTCCGGCTGA
- a CDS encoding ABC transporter permease produces MSAVTETTTGRAPRGAGGIGQSARDSLVMARRNLIRMTRIPEVVLFGLIQPIMFVVLFSYVFGGSMNIAGSTDPVVYRNFLMAGIFAQTVTFATAGAGAGIADDMHKGLVDRFRSLPMARGAVLTGRTLADLVQTMFTVLVLTIVALIVGWRIHEGIPKALGAFGLLLLLGYAFSWIGALIGLSVRTPEAATSGGLIWLFPVTFISNAFVDSSQMAGWLQPIADWNPFSATVQACRVLFGNPGVSTSDAWPMQHPVWASLIWSVVIIVVFRTLAVRKYRSVAV; encoded by the coding sequence GTGAGTGCCGTTACCGAGACGACCACAGGTCGCGCACCCCGAGGCGCCGGCGGAATCGGTCAGTCCGCCCGCGACTCGCTTGTCATGGCACGTCGGAATCTGATTCGCATGACCCGGATTCCCGAAGTGGTACTTTTTGGGCTTATTCAGCCAATTATGTTCGTAGTGCTGTTCAGTTACGTGTTCGGCGGTTCCATGAACATCGCCGGTTCGACGGACCCCGTCGTCTACCGGAACTTCCTGATGGCCGGGATCTTCGCGCAGACCGTCACCTTCGCCACGGCCGGGGCGGGCGCCGGGATCGCCGACGACATGCACAAGGGGCTCGTAGACCGGTTCCGCTCGCTGCCCATGGCGCGCGGCGCGGTGCTCACCGGCCGCACGCTCGCCGACCTCGTCCAGACCATGTTCACCGTCCTGGTGCTCACGATCGTCGCCCTGATCGTCGGCTGGCGCATCCACGAGGGCATCCCCAAGGCGCTGGGCGCGTTCGGGCTGCTCCTTCTCCTCGGATACGCCTTCTCCTGGATCGGCGCACTGATCGGTCTGTCCGTCCGCACCCCCGAGGCGGCCACCTCGGGCGGGCTGATCTGGCTTTTCCCGGTGACGTTCATCTCCAACGCCTTCGTGGACTCCAGCCAGATGGCGGGCTGGCTCCAGCCGATCGCCGACTGGAACCCGTTCAGCGCGACGGTCCAGGCGTGCCGGGTGCTCTTCGGGAACCCGGGCGTCTCGACGTCCGATGCCTGGCCGATGCAGCATCCCGTCTGGGCCTCGCTGATCTGGTCCGTAGTGATCATCGTGGTCTTCCGGACCCTGGCCGTGCGCAAGTACCGCTCGGTGGCCGTCTGA
- a CDS encoding ATP-binding cassette domain-containing protein, giving the protein MPGAIYAEGLVKTFGDVTALGGVDLDVPQGTVLGLLGPNGAGKTTAVRVLTTLLRPDSGSAFVAGIDVLKKPNEVRRSIGLSGQFAAVDEYLTGRENLQMVGQLYQMSSRDAKVRAAELLERFNLADAADRTAKTYSGGMRRRLDLAAALVVSPPVMFMDEPTTGLDPRNRQQLWDVIEELVAGGTTLLLTTQYLEEADRLAHDICVIDHGLVIARGTSDQLKARTGGERVEVVVQQRDQIDPAREVLAHLGKGEVAVVPHMRKLTVPVDGGAKLLAEVIRDLDARGVEIDDIGLRRPTLDDVFISLTGHAAEQEKGDENGADAATAARTEAEK; this is encoded by the coding sequence ATGCCAGGCGCGATCTACGCCGAAGGTCTGGTGAAGACCTTCGGCGACGTCACCGCACTCGGCGGCGTCGACCTCGACGTGCCGCAAGGCACCGTCCTCGGACTTCTCGGCCCCAACGGGGCCGGCAAGACGACCGCCGTACGCGTCCTCACGACGCTGCTCAGGCCCGACAGCGGCAGCGCCTTCGTCGCGGGCATCGACGTACTGAAGAAGCCCAACGAGGTGCGGCGCTCGATCGGGCTCTCCGGCCAGTTCGCCGCCGTCGACGAATACCTGACCGGCCGCGAGAACCTCCAGATGGTCGGCCAGCTCTACCAGATGTCCTCGCGTGACGCGAAGGTCCGGGCCGCGGAGCTGCTGGAGCGGTTCAACCTCGCCGACGCGGCCGACCGCACCGCCAAGACCTACTCCGGCGGCATGCGCCGCCGCCTCGACCTCGCGGCGGCGCTCGTCGTCTCCCCGCCGGTCATGTTCATGGACGAGCCGACCACCGGACTCGACCCCCGCAACCGGCAGCAGCTGTGGGACGTCATCGAGGAGCTCGTCGCCGGCGGCACGACGCTGCTGCTCACCACGCAGTACCTGGAGGAGGCCGACCGCCTCGCCCACGACATCTGCGTGATCGACCACGGCCTCGTCATCGCCCGCGGCACCTCCGACCAGCTCAAGGCCCGCACCGGCGGCGAACGCGTCGAGGTCGTCGTCCAGCAGCGCGACCAGATCGACCCGGCCCGCGAGGTCCTCGCCCACCTGGGCAAGGGCGAGGTCGCCGTCGTCCCGCACATGCGCAAGCTGACCGTTCCGGTCGACGGCGGCGCCAAGCTCCTCGCCGAGGTCATCCGCGACCTGGACGCCCGCGGCGTGGAGATCGACGACATCGGGCTGCGCCGCCCCACCCTGGACGACGTGTTCATCTCCCTCACCGGCCACGCGGCCGAGCAGGAGAAGGGCGACGAGAACGGGGCGGACGCGGCGACCGCCGCCCGGACGGAGGCAGAGAAGTGA
- the ilvA gene encoding threonine ammonia-lyase — MNFPPPGRFPPLILDDVRGAQKMLSGVSRVTPLEGSRHLSALVGAPVQFKCENLQRTGSFKLRGAYVRISGLTPVERAAGVVAASAGNHAQGVALASALLGVRATVFMPVGAPLPKVAATREYGAQVRLHGHVVDETLAAAQEYAHETGAVFIHPFDHPDIIAGQGTVGLEILDQCPEVRTIVVGIGGGGLAAGIAVAVKAIRPDVRIVGVQAAGAACYPPSLAAGHPVSIGSLQTMADGIKVGRPGDVPFGLVQELVDEVRTVSEDELSSALLLCLERAKMVVEPAGASPVAALLSDPKSFRGPVVALLSGGNVDPLLMQRILTHGMSAAGRYLSLRLRLTDRPGALATMLGVLTVADANVLDVSHVRTDPRLGLTEAEVELHLETKGPEHCEEVAAALRGAGYLVMA, encoded by the coding sequence ATGAACTTCCCACCGCCCGGCCGTTTTCCCCCGCTGATCCTCGACGACGTCCGCGGCGCGCAGAAGATGCTCTCCGGCGTCTCCAGGGTCACGCCGCTGGAGGGCAGCCGCCATCTGTCCGCCCTGGTGGGCGCGCCCGTCCAGTTCAAGTGCGAGAACCTGCAGCGGACCGGGTCGTTCAAACTGCGGGGCGCGTACGTACGCATCTCCGGCCTGACCCCGGTCGAACGCGCCGCAGGCGTCGTCGCCGCGAGCGCCGGAAACCATGCGCAGGGTGTCGCGCTCGCGTCTGCGCTGCTCGGCGTACGGGCAACGGTCTTCATGCCGGTCGGGGCGCCGCTTCCCAAGGTCGCCGCGACCCGGGAGTACGGGGCGCAGGTGCGGCTGCACGGTCATGTCGTCGACGAGACACTGGCCGCGGCCCAGGAGTACGCGCACGAGACCGGCGCGGTCTTCATCCACCCCTTCGACCACCCCGACATCATCGCGGGGCAGGGCACGGTGGGCCTGGAGATCCTGGACCAGTGCCCCGAGGTGCGCACGATCGTCGTCGGCATCGGCGGCGGCGGCCTCGCGGCCGGGATCGCCGTGGCGGTGAAGGCGATCCGGCCCGATGTGCGGATCGTCGGCGTGCAGGCGGCCGGCGCGGCCTGCTACCCGCCGTCGCTGGCAGCCGGCCACCCCGTGTCGATCGGCTCGCTCCAGACGATGGCGGACGGCATCAAGGTGGGACGCCCCGGCGACGTGCCGTTCGGCCTGGTCCAGGAACTGGTCGACGAAGTCCGTACGGTCTCCGAGGACGAGCTGTCCAGCGCCCTGCTGCTCTGCCTGGAGCGGGCGAAGATGGTGGTGGAGCCGGCCGGTGCGAGCCCGGTCGCCGCGCTGCTCAGCGACCCGAAATCGTTCCGCGGACCGGTCGTGGCGCTGCTGTCCGGCGGCAACGTGGACCCGCTGCTGATGCAGCGCATCCTGACCCACGGCATGTCCGCGGCCGGCCGCTATCTGAGCCTGCGGCTGCGCCTGACGGACCGCCCCGGCGCGCTGGCGACCATGCTGGGCGTGCTCACGGTGGCCGACGCCAACGTGCTGGACGTCAGCCATGTGCGTACCGACCCGAGGCTCGGCCTCACCGAGGCCGAGGTGGAGCTCCACCTGGAGACCAAGGGCCCGGAGCACTGCGAGGAGGTCGCCGCGGCGCTGCGCGGAGCGGGCTATCTCGTGATGGCCTGA
- a CDS encoding MarR family winged helix-turn-helix transcriptional regulator yields MPPQDMTTAASPSGGATPENPGHDHLLDALQHQVAVFARRAEQTRLGGVGQVRNSMDRAAYLLLNRLDREGPMGVKALAAGMGIDSSTVTRQVAPLVDTGLVKRTSHPEDGRAVVLQLSPRGQARLEEVRASRRELMSQVTDEWTEDERDTFCALLTRFNGSLAARQASHQTPPAG; encoded by the coding sequence ATGCCCCCTCAGGACATGACGACTGCCGCGTCTCCCTCCGGGGGCGCCACCCCGGAGAACCCGGGTCACGACCACCTTCTCGACGCTCTGCAGCACCAGGTGGCGGTCTTCGCCCGGCGTGCCGAGCAGACCCGCCTCGGCGGTGTCGGACAGGTGCGCAACTCCATGGACCGGGCCGCGTACCTGCTGCTCAACCGGCTGGACCGGGAAGGCCCCATGGGCGTCAAGGCGCTGGCCGCCGGCATGGGGATCGACTCCTCGACGGTGACCCGGCAGGTCGCGCCGCTCGTGGACACCGGTCTGGTCAAGCGCACCTCGCATCCGGAGGACGGCCGGGCGGTCGTGCTCCAGCTGTCCCCGCGCGGCCAGGCCCGCCTGGAGGAGGTCCGGGCCTCGCGGCGCGAGTTGATGTCCCAGGTGACGGACGAGTGGACCGAGGACGAGCGGGACACGTTCTGCGCGCTCCTCACCCGTTTCAACGGTTCCCTGGCCGCGCGGCAGGCGTCGCACCAGACACCGCCGGCGGGGTAG
- a CDS encoding sigma factor-like helix-turn-helix DNA-binding protein, protein MQERHAGRQRRRAQEFEAFVAGAAGRLLHTATLLTAEPADPPGANERAQRLLTAALARTYADWDRLHGEDPYNRTRQDLAARFAREAWRHHRPRGGLLDRLTPQERLVLVLRLYEGVPEEQTAALLGVPVDRIRAVCNRSVATMRGTRSPTARRGHTRPLGAAP, encoded by the coding sequence GTGCAGGAGCGCCATGCGGGCCGACAGCGGCGCCGCGCCCAGGAGTTCGAGGCCTTCGTGGCGGGCGCGGCGGGCCGGCTGCTGCACACCGCGACCCTGCTCACGGCCGAACCCGCGGACCCGCCCGGCGCCAACGAGCGCGCGCAGCGGCTTCTGACGGCCGCCCTGGCCCGGACGTACGCGGACTGGGACCGGCTGCACGGCGAGGATCCGTACAACCGCACCCGGCAGGATCTGGCCGCCCGGTTCGCCCGGGAGGCGTGGCGCCATCACCGCCCGCGCGGCGGACTGCTGGACCGGCTGACCCCGCAGGAACGCCTCGTCCTGGTGCTGCGCCTGTACGAGGGTGTCCCCGAGGAGCAGACGGCGGCGCTGCTCGGGGTGCCGGTGGACCGGATCCGCGCGGTCTGCAACCGCTCGGTGGCCACGATGCGCGGCACCAGGAGTCCGACCGCGCGACGGGGTCACACCCGGCCCCTGGGGGCTGCGCCGTGA
- a CDS encoding YciI family protein yields MAKYLLLKHYRGAPDAVNNVPMDQWTPEEISAHMQYMNDFAARLEKNGEFVDGQALAPQGAWVRYDGEGRPPVTDGPFAETKDLIAGWMTIDVDSYERAVELAGELSAAPGAGGSPIHEWLELRPFLTEPPTITE; encoded by the coding sequence ATGGCCAAGTACCTGCTGCTGAAGCACTACCGCGGCGCCCCGGATGCGGTCAACAACGTGCCCATGGACCAGTGGACGCCGGAGGAGATCTCGGCGCACATGCAGTACATGAACGACTTCGCGGCCCGGCTGGAGAAGAACGGCGAGTTCGTCGACGGTCAGGCGCTCGCCCCCCAGGGGGCGTGGGTCCGCTACGACGGCGAGGGGCGCCCGCCGGTGACCGACGGCCCGTTCGCGGAGACCAAGGACCTCATCGCCGGCTGGATGACCATCGACGTCGACAGCTACGAGCGCGCCGTCGAACTGGCCGGGGAGCTGTCGGCCGCCCCCGGTGCGGGCGGCAGCCCGATCCACGAGTGGCTTGAGCTGCGCCCGTTCCTGACCGAGCCGCCCACCATCACGGAGTGA
- a CDS encoding RNA polymerase sigma factor encodes MTQANEALLRSLTPSVLTVLVRRGADFAAAEDAVQDALVEALRAWAADPPRDAKGWLITVAWRKFLDTTRADTARRRREDRAEEEPAPGPAAAVDDTLQLYFLCAHPSLTPASAVALTLRAVGGLTTRQIAQAYLVPESTMAQRISRAKRTVSDVRFERPGDVATVLRVLYLVFNEGYSGDVDLAAEAIRLTRQLAARIDHPEVAGLLALMLLHHARRAARTASDGSLVPLAEQDRGRWDTDSIAEGVMILQAALARDRLGEFQAQAAIAALHADAPTAEETDWVQIVEWYDELAGLTDSPVVRLNRAVAVGEADGPRAGLAALAALDASLPRHAAVAAYLHERDGDPATAARLYAEAAHKAPNLAERDHLTRQAARLNAR; translated from the coding sequence GTGACTCAGGCGAACGAGGCCCTGCTCAGGAGCCTCACGCCGAGCGTGCTCACCGTCCTCGTCCGCCGCGGAGCCGACTTCGCGGCGGCCGAGGACGCCGTGCAGGACGCTCTGGTCGAGGCGCTCCGGGCCTGGGCGGCCGACCCCCCGCGGGATGCCAAGGGCTGGCTGATCACCGTGGCCTGGCGCAAGTTCCTGGACACGACGCGCGCCGACACCGCCCGCCGCCGGCGCGAGGACCGCGCCGAGGAGGAACCGGCGCCGGGCCCGGCAGCCGCGGTGGACGACACGCTTCAGCTCTACTTCCTGTGCGCCCATCCGTCGCTGACCCCGGCGTCGGCGGTCGCGCTCACGCTGCGCGCGGTCGGCGGGCTGACCACCCGCCAGATCGCCCAGGCCTATCTGGTGCCCGAGTCGACGATGGCGCAGCGCATCAGCCGGGCCAAGCGCACCGTCTCCGACGTGCGGTTCGAGCGGCCCGGCGATGTCGCGACCGTGCTGCGCGTCCTCTACCTCGTCTTCAACGAGGGCTACTCCGGCGATGTCGACCTGGCCGCCGAGGCCATCCGGCTCACCCGGCAGCTCGCGGCCCGTATCGACCACCCCGAGGTGGCCGGGCTGCTCGCCCTCATGCTGCTCCACCACGCCCGGCGTGCCGCCAGGACCGCGTCCGACGGCAGCCTGGTGCCGCTCGCCGAGCAGGACCGCGGCCGGTGGGACACCGACTCGATCGCCGAGGGCGTCATGATCCTCCAGGCGGCCCTGGCCCGCGACCGGCTGGGCGAGTTCCAGGCCCAGGCCGCGATCGCGGCGCTGCACGCGGACGCGCCCACTGCGGAGGAGACCGACTGGGTGCAGATCGTCGAGTGGTACGACGAGCTCGCGGGCCTGACCGACAGCCCGGTCGTCCGGCTCAACCGCGCGGTCGCCGTCGGAGAGGCCGACGGACCGCGCGCCGGCCTGGCGGCGCTCGCGGCGCTGGACGCCTCGCTGCCCCGCCATGCCGCGGTGGCGGCGTACCTCCACGAGCGTGACGGCGATCCGGCGACGGCGGCACGGCTGTACGCCGAGGCGGCCCACAAGGCGCCCAACCTCGCAGAGCGCGATCATCTGACGCGCCAGGCCGCCCGGCTCAACGCCCGCTGA
- a CDS encoding DUF1059 domain-containing protein produces the protein MTRKIADCRKYPSVSNCSLTISGEEEEVVRAATEHAVSVHEHTDSPELREQVRASLEDEKVSA, from the coding sequence ATGACCAGGAAGATCGCCGACTGCCGTAAGTATCCGAGCGTGTCGAACTGCTCGCTGACCATCTCCGGCGAGGAGGAGGAAGTCGTGCGGGCCGCGACCGAGCACGCGGTCTCCGTCCATGAGCACACCGACAGTCCCGAGCTGCGGGAGCAGGTCAGGGCTTCGCTGGAGGACGAGAAGGTCTCGGCCTGA
- a CDS encoding cystathionine gamma-synthase yields MSDQHSFETLAIHAGNTADPLTGAVVPPIYQVSTYKQDGVGGLRGGYEYSRSANPTRTALEENLAALEGGRRGLAFASGLAAEDCLLRTLLTPGDHVVIPNDAYGGTFRLFAKVASRWGVEFSVADTSDVAAVRAAITPRTKAIWVETPSNPLLGITDIAAVADVARTAGVRLVVDNTFASPYLQQPLALGADVVVHSTTKYMGGHSDVVGGALIVNDPDLSDELAYHQNAMGAVAGPFDAWLVLRGIKTLAVRMDRHSENATKVTELLTRHPKVTQVLYPGLPEHRGHEIAAKQMKAFGGMVSFRVAGGEEAAVEVCNRAKLFTLGESLGGVESLLEHPGRMTHASAAGSPLEVPADLVRLSVGIENGDDLLADLTQALG; encoded by the coding sequence ATGAGCGACCAGCACAGCTTCGAGACTCTCGCGATCCACGCGGGAAACACCGCCGATCCCCTCACCGGCGCCGTTGTTCCGCCCATTTACCAGGTCTCCACGTACAAGCAGGACGGCGTGGGCGGGCTGCGCGGCGGTTACGAGTACAGCCGCAGCGCCAATCCGACCCGCACCGCGCTGGAGGAGAACCTCGCGGCCCTGGAGGGCGGCCGCCGCGGACTCGCCTTCGCCTCCGGCCTCGCCGCCGAGGACTGCCTGCTCCGTACGCTGCTGACCCCCGGCGACCACGTGGTCATCCCGAACGACGCCTACGGCGGCACGTTCCGGCTGTTCGCGAAGGTCGCCTCGCGCTGGGGCGTGGAGTTCTCGGTCGCCGACACCTCGGACGTGGCGGCGGTACGGGCGGCGATCACCCCGCGCACCAAGGCGATCTGGGTGGAGACCCCCTCCAACCCGCTGCTCGGCATCACCGACATCGCGGCCGTCGCAGACGTCGCCCGCACGGCGGGTGTGCGGCTGGTCGTCGACAACACCTTCGCCAGCCCCTACCTCCAGCAGCCCCTCGCCCTGGGCGCCGATGTCGTGGTCCACTCCACGACCAAGTACATGGGCGGCCACTCGGACGTCGTCGGCGGTGCACTGATCGTCAACGACCCCGATCTGTCGGACGAGTTGGCGTACCACCAGAACGCGATGGGTGCCGTCGCCGGGCCGTTCGACGCCTGGCTGGTGCTGCGCGGCATCAAGACCCTGGCCGTCCGGATGGACCGGCACAGCGAGAACGCCACCAAGGTCACCGAGCTGCTGACCCGCCACCCCAAGGTCACCCAGGTCCTCTACCCCGGGCTGCCGGAGCACCGGGGCCACGAGATCGCCGCCAAGCAGATGAAGGCCTTCGGCGGAATGGTGTCCTTCCGCGTCGCGGGCGGCGAGGAAGCGGCCGTCGAGGTCTGCAACCGCGCGAAGCTCTTCACACTCGGTGAATCCCTCGGCGGCGTCGAATCGCTGCTGGAGCACCCGGGCCGGATGACGCACGCCTCCGCCGCCGGCTCCCCGCTGGAGGTCCCGGCCGACCTGGTCCGGCTCTCCGTCGGCATCGAGAACGGCGACGACCTGCTGGCCGACCTGACGCAGGCGCTCGGCTAG
- the msrA gene encoding peptide-methionine (S)-S-oxide reductase MsrA — MFLNRRTPQLPTPEEALRGRAIPEFTVPSRHTVLGNALLGPYPEGLEVADFAMGCFWGAERKFWETDGVWTTLVGYQGGYTENPAYEEVCSGLTGHTEAVRVVYDPKVVTYAQLLKVFWESHDPTQGFRQGNDVGTQYRSAVYTHSPEQASTVAASREAYQKVLTGSGYGEISTEILPAEGRTFWPAEPAHQQYLDKNPAGYCGIGGTGVSCPIGVAPAAG; from the coding sequence ATGTTCCTGAACCGCCGCACCCCGCAGCTCCCGACCCCGGAGGAGGCCCTGCGCGGCCGCGCCATCCCGGAATTCACCGTCCCGTCCCGCCACACGGTCCTGGGCAACGCCCTGCTGGGGCCGTACCCGGAGGGTCTGGAGGTCGCCGACTTCGCGATGGGGTGTTTCTGGGGGGCCGAGCGCAAGTTCTGGGAGACGGACGGCGTCTGGACGACGCTCGTCGGCTACCAGGGCGGCTATACGGAGAACCCCGCGTACGAGGAGGTCTGCTCGGGCCTGACCGGGCACACGGAGGCGGTCCGCGTGGTGTACGACCCGAAGGTGGTCACGTACGCCCAGCTCCTGAAGGTCTTCTGGGAGTCCCACGACCCGACCCAGGGCTTCCGCCAGGGCAATGACGTGGGCACACAGTACCGCTCCGCGGTCTACACCCACTCCCCCGAGCAGGCGTCAACCGTGGCGGCATCCCGCGAGGCGTACCAGAAGGTCCTCACGGGTTCCGGCTACGGCGAGATCAGCACGGAGATCCTCCCGGCGGAGGGCCGCACCTTCTGGCCCGCGGAGCCGGCGCACCAGCAGTACCTCGACAAGAACCCGGCGGGCTACTGCGGGATCGGCGGGACGGGTGTCTCGTGCCCCATCGGGGTGGCACCGGCCGCGGGCTGA
- a CDS encoding YrdB family protein: MRDNRTDRPAIRSLSGRPWWAANEALAFLVELVALACLFWWGFSLGDVLAVQLLLGTGVLAIAIALWGTFAAPRARVRLPLAGVLVVKAVVLGGGALALYGVGHPVAAVVLAVVVTGNTGLAETFRRGPDRTE, encoded by the coding sequence ATGCGTGACAACCGTACGGACAGACCGGCGATCCGTTCGTTGAGCGGACGCCCCTGGTGGGCGGCCAACGAAGCACTGGCGTTCCTGGTGGAACTGGTCGCGCTGGCCTGCCTGTTCTGGTGGGGGTTCAGCCTCGGGGACGTCCTGGCCGTCCAACTACTGCTGGGCACCGGGGTACTGGCGATAGCCATCGCCCTGTGGGGGACGTTCGCCGCACCCCGTGCCCGGGTCCGGCTGCCGCTCGCCGGCGTGCTCGTGGTGAAGGCCGTGGTGCTCGGCGGCGGCGCGCTCGCGCTGTACGGGGTGGGGCATCCGGTGGCGGCCGTGGTCCTGGCCGTCGTGGTGACGGGGAACACGGGCCTGGCGGAGACGTTCCGGCGCGGGCCGGATCGTACGGAGTAG
- the gdhA gene encoding NADP-specific glutamate dehydrogenase → MLVTPDSATPHAADRVIEPLYAEILRRNQGEKEFHQAVREVLETLGPVLTRRPEFVDARIIERICEPERQLIFRVPWSDDSGDIHVNRGFRVEFSSSLGPYKGGLRFHPSVNLGIVKFLGFEQIFKNALTGMPIGGGKGGSDFDPKGRSDAEIMRFCQSFMTELHRHLGEYTDVPAGDIGVGGREIGYLFGQYKRITNRFESGVLTGKGLGWGGALVRTEATGYGCVLFTAEMLRSQGDSLDGRRIAVSGSGNVAIYAIEKAQQLGATVVTCSDSDGYVVDEKGIDLALLKEIKETGRGRVSEYAERRPEAVFVPGTGVWNVPCDVALPCATQNELHEADALTLVRNGVKAVAEGANMPTTPEAVRVFQDAGVAFAPGKAANAGGVATSALEMQQNASRDSWTFAHTEERLAEIMRHIHDSCYTTAERYGSPGNYVVGANIAGFELVADAMLAQGLI, encoded by the coding sequence ATGCTGGTCACCCCTGACTCCGCAACGCCGCACGCCGCAGACCGTGTCATCGAGCCGCTGTACGCGGAGATCCTCCGCCGCAACCAGGGCGAGAAGGAGTTCCACCAGGCCGTACGGGAAGTCCTGGAGACGCTCGGCCCGGTGCTGACCCGGCGGCCGGAGTTCGTGGACGCCCGGATCATCGAGCGCATATGCGAGCCGGAGCGCCAGCTCATCTTCCGGGTGCCGTGGTCGGACGACTCCGGCGACATCCACGTCAACCGCGGATTCCGGGTCGAGTTCTCCAGCTCGCTCGGCCCGTACAAGGGCGGACTGCGCTTCCACCCCTCGGTCAACCTCGGCATCGTGAAGTTCCTCGGCTTCGAGCAGATCTTCAAGAACGCCCTCACCGGCATGCCCATCGGCGGCGGCAAGGGCGGCTCCGACTTCGACCCGAAGGGCCGCTCGGACGCCGAGATCATGCGGTTCTGCCAGTCGTTCATGACCGAGCTCCACCGCCACCTCGGCGAGTACACCGACGTTCCCGCCGGTGACATCGGCGTGGGTGGCCGCGAGATCGGCTACCTCTTCGGCCAGTACAAGCGGATCACCAACCGCTTCGAGTCCGGCGTCCTGACCGGAAAGGGTCTCGGCTGGGGCGGCGCCCTGGTGCGTACGGAGGCGACCGGCTACGGCTGCGTCCTGTTCACCGCCGAAATGCTCCGCAGCCAGGGCGACAGCCTCGACGGCCGGCGCATCGCCGTCTCCGGCTCGGGCAACGTGGCGATCTACGCGATCGAGAAGGCCCAGCAGCTCGGCGCCACGGTGGTGACCTGCTCCGACTCCGACGGCTACGTAGTCGACGAGAAGGGCATCGACCTCGCCCTGCTCAAGGAGATCAAGGAGACCGGCCGCGGCCGTGTCTCCGAATACGCCGAACGCCGGCCCGAGGCCGTCTTCGTACCCGGCACCGGCGTCTGGAACGTGCCCTGCGACGTGGCCCTGCCCTGCGCCACGCAGAACGAACTCCACGAGGCCGACGCGCTGACCCTCGTACGCAACGGGGTGAAGGCGGTTGCCGAGGGCGCCAACATGCCCACCACCCCCGAGGCCGTCCGCGTCTTCCAGGACGCCGGAGTGGCCTTCGCCCCCGGCAAGGCGGCCAACGCGGGCGGTGTGGCCACCAGCGCCCTGGAGATGCAGCAGAACGCCTCGCGCGACTCCTGGACGTTCGCCCACACGGAGGAGCGGCTGGCGGAGATCATGCGCCACATCCACGACTCCTGCTACACCACGGCGGAGCGCTACGGCAGCCCCGGCAACTACGTGGTCGGCGCGAACATCGCCGGCTTCGAGCTGGTCGCGGACGCGATGCTGGCGCAGGGGCTGATCTGA